GCCAGGAATCAGATTTTTAACAAGCACCCAGGAGATGCCAAGGCCGAACACGGTGGACCACCTTGAAAATGctggcctggggaggaggggcagtgcaGTCTGGCAGTCTCTGGTGTGAGAgagcttgggttcaaatcccagctccactgctTACTCAACCGCATCCTTGAGCAGGTCATGCCTCTCCGAGCCTCGGttttccccctctgtaaaatggggataaagcCCCCTCACCTTGCTGTGTTCAGGTGAGGATGAGAGGCGGGGCTGGGTACTCACCCAGTGGTGGCTACTGTCACCAACTCATCCGACTCCTCACATCACCGAAGTGGATGCCCAGAGAGGGTGTCATGTTCTATTCCCATTGTTCGGATGGGAGTGACAGAGGCCCAGCCATCACACAGAGACGTGCCCCAAATCACAGAGATGGTGACAAGACCAGGTCTCTGAAGGGGGCTGTCACCAGTGCTCACTGCTGTCTTCTGGGACTGACGCAATGGGGTCTGGCAGAGCACAGGTCAGCCCCCACCCAGCCTCAGCCTCTGGGAGTGAGCCCTGTGGGGTTCCCTCTGCTTCCAGTAGTTGCCAGCACAAAGCAGTGGGGGTGTCAGGTGGACCAACCCCTCAGACAGCTGACCGGCCAGCCCAGGCTCTCCAGAGATGCCCTGAAGCCAGGGGCAGGCCTGCTCCAGGAACTCACCTCCTGACCCACAGccccccacagcctccccaccATCCCAAACATCCATCAAATGGGAAAAAGTATATAGCAAAGCCTCATCCAACagatctttcttctctctctctctctctctctctttctttctctctctctctctcccttttgttctccctccctctctctctctctctctctctctctctctctctctcccttttcctctccctctccctctctattttgcTGTTATTAATCAAaccttttggggggaaaaagggtAAAGTCACCTGGGCAGAAACTCAAAAGGAAAGCATGAGCATTAGCCAAGAACATAACTCACAAATGCTTAATGCCAAGAGTGTGATCGTTAACTGTCCATCTAATTGCAATTTATACCCAGAGGGGCCAAGTTTGAGAGCTCTTCAGGGCAAAGAATGATGTGTCCAATCtcctcctgcctgccctccctcccccactgctctccGTACCAGTGGGTCACCTGAAGAAcagacccccccctcccctgcaaggTGTCTGGCCCACCCAAAATTTGGGCACAATATCCGCAGAATGGtgaggtgggcagggccacatCAGAGGGACCACAGTTccatagagaaagggaggagcTGGGCAGCTCATTTTCAGGCAGGGAAACACTTAAAACCAAGCCCCTGAGCATTTCCACCTTCCTCCTAGGTATTGTCCTAGGAGGACAGATACCTGATATCTgtcctgatatatatatatacctgatAGATGTTTGGTTGCCCCCAAGTGACCACTCACTTCTTTCCCAGGTAGCCAATTCTGTTGTTGGAGGGCTACTTAGAAAACCCTTATTtctaaggcacctgggtggcccagtcagtcgagcgtctgattcttggttttggctcaggtcatgatttcactgttcctgagttccagccctgcatcgggcacgGGGCGGACAGCACTGAatccctacttgggattctctctctccctctctctgcccctcccctgctcatgctcgctcgctctctctctctctccctcaaaataaataaaaaaataaactttaaaaatttaagaaaacaatgacgacaacaaaagaaaacccttATTTCTCCTGAGTCCAACTCAGCCCATCTCCAGCACCTTCCTCCTCCCATATCCTTCCTATTTGTTCAGCAAGCATTGGCTGAGCTCCCGATGGATGCCCAGCCCTATGCTAGGCACTGTCACACAAGGTGTCCCTGTTGTGACAACGCTCCTAGTCCAGCCCTAACAAGTTTCTCCCCCACATACCAACCTCCCTATTGTCCGGCAGGCTCggcttccacccccacccccttccgcTGGGCTCTCAAGAGAAAAATGTCCACTTCCTCCCTCAGGAATACCTGCCAAAATTCTCAAAGTTGGTCTCAAGAATGCAAACAAAACTTTTAACAAGTCggatggggggagaggaggagaagagcgACACCGATCACATGGCCCCCAGGTACCATGGGTCCTATCAGGTCATCTGCACAGCAACcccacaagcaggctctgcttccTTGATTATACACAGGacgaagctgaggcccagagagatagAACCACTTGCTCAAaggacacagaggagaaaatggcaGAGCGAACTCCAGGTACAGGCCAAAACTGTGTGGTTTTCTCTGCATGTGCGATGTGGGATTCCACAGTGCCTGTCTGCTGTCCTGGCCCACCAGATGGATCTCTTGGTCCTTCTGCAATCTCCATGCAGTGGAGGTCCCCACCCTGTTCTCGGGGCAGTTTCCTGCTCTCACAGAAATCGGCCATTttgagagaattctgaaagaagACTTTGGCTCATCTATGAACTGcgagtgagattttttttttttttttttaattcaaaagctTCTCCTCTAGCTTCCAGGCACCTTCTGCTGAACAGACAGGAGCCACAAATAGTGTTTGGTATGTACAGATAGCACACCTGTCCAACctgtcccccctcctctctcatttctgccCACTGGACCAGGCATTTCACAAACACTAGACACAGAGACTCAAAATCAGCTCCACTATACCAAGCAGCATTGACAAATCCCTGGAAATACAGATATGccccctctccacctcctctctcaGAACTACTCCAGGGTCCGAGTCCTTGGGACCAGCAGCAAAGTAAACCTACCGAGTTCAGGGGGGAAAGGTTGACCCAATCTTTGATACTGGGATTTGCTTGTGAAGGATACATCTGGGGCTTGTCCAAACCTGCCATGGGTGTCTGGTCTCACTCCTACCTCTGTGGCCTCACTGGCCTCACCAAATTGGGGCTCCAACAGCAGGTGGCTGTTTTGGGTGGGGAGGAATTCAAACATTACCATGAtgctcctcttcctttcttcttctctcactGTTTTTTCTTGTGAACAATGGAAATACTGAAATTGagagtttccttctttcctttggctCTTACAAAAAGGAAGCCCTGTGCACGGCTCACCTCTACCCACAgagcctttattattattattacaatcaTGTTATAATCTTCCTATGCCTCTTCCCCTTTCATCCAAGTCTCCCCGTATCTACTTTATCTCCTTGCGGTGCCTGAATCTTTGTGGCCTACCTCTCATTACTTTTGGAACAAGGAGAGCTCTAAACCCATGAAGGCAGCGCTTGGTGTGAATAAAGGGGTATGAGGTAAAGAAGTCCATCAAGGGAGAGCGATGTAAAAGAAGCATCTGGGTTTGGAGAGAATGCCAGAGCACACAAACCCTACAGGAGGCAGGGACTTGGAGCCCTGTGAAGGACCACGAGGCCAGCTGCCAAGACAAGCATGGTTTCTCCATCCACTCGGCCCATGATCTGTAGCCAGTGGTTCAGGAGTTTCTTATTCTCTCAGAGGTGTTAATCATGAAGCTATTGGCAGGAACAGACCCCACATTTGCcccactccctccacctccaTCTGTAGCTGTCTGCCCCTGGGCTTCCCCGAAGGAATGTCATGCTGCTCTCAACGGGTTTCCTGAGCTTGCAGCCTCCACTCCCCAGGAGATAGCAGAGCGAGGGGCCCTGATCTCGCTGTTTTGCATCTCTTCTGAATTCCCTTCCTCTTGGAAAGTGGGGGCTGTGCATTCATGCCACGGTGCTGATCAAAATCTCTTGAGCAGCTCAAGTGTACCTTTCTTTTACTCCTTAACACTTACGATAGCCTTGGGACAGAGTCATGTCTCCAAAGTGACTGTAAACACCATCATTTCTGATGGCCCAACCTGCTACTTGCACTTATCCCAATTAATGCCAAGTGGGCACAGAGTTTACAGTCCAGCTGAGCCCATGTCCACTCAGACCTGCTGCAGCCCTGAGGCCGAGGCACGACTTGGCCAGGCTGGTGACCAGAGCCCAAGTCCTTGATGCTTGATGGGCCTGGCACGTGGGGACTGGGCGCTGGCTCATGGCAGCGGTGGTATCATGAATCCCCTGCTGTCTGCACTTGTTCTCTTCTCACAGTACCCAAGACAGAGTGTCGAGGAAGACCAGGGGGACCTACGCTCTCCGTGTGGCACCCACCTTTTCCTCTGAACTGGGAAAGAAGCACAGGAACACAGGGGAGATGGGAGATTCCTagagtctgtgtctttccccactCCTGGAGCCTGAGAACAGGGGTCCGGCTCTACTGAAGGTCTTGCCTGGAAATCCTCAGGGAACCACATGTACCCAAAAGGCCTCTGGCCCCCACTTTAGCTGAGggttccctctcactctctctgtgttttaagacagagaaatggACTGTCTGATGTACTTTTAAAGTgtagaattggggtgcctgggtggctcagtgggctaagcatctgactttggctcaggtcatgatttcacagtttgtgagttcgagcccccatcagattctgtgctgatggcttggagcctggagcctgcttcggattctgtgtctccctctctctctgccccctctcccccccattctctctctctctctctctctctctctctcaaatataaacattaaaaaaataaaataaaataaaataaaataaaataaaataaaataaaacaaaacaaaacaaggtagaGAAGGGGACCCTTCACCTGAAATCCCACACTAGTAAGCACTGGAAGGAAGACTCCCCAGTATATCTCCCCAGGATCTGCTCAGTATCAGTCTCACTTCCTCAAGGGCTAGTGTCTGAGCCCTCAAGACTCAGGTCTGAATCTTCAGCTTCTGCCCAGGAAACAGGTGTAGCCTGATGCCTTGATTAGAAACACCCACTGCTGGCTTTTGCCCAACCCAGCTCCCTACTCATGTGTCCTTCATGAGAAGTCTGGCACAGGACAAAATAGCTCTACTCTGCCTCCGATTTGCTGTGTGACCAGGAGCAAGTACCTTCCCCTCTCTGAACCCCTGAACCCTTTCTTCAAGGCATGACCACAGGCTGCACCTTGGAGCCAGGCTGGCTTTGCTGAGTCTTCATAGCAATCCTCACCCCACACTGCCCCAGCCTGACATCCCACAGGTGCTCAGCACATGTCGAATGATAATTGCCCTGGCCACTAAGGCAAACACTAGGTTAACGGGGAGGGTTGGTTAAAGCCAGGAGTCTGTGGTTTCTGGAAGAGAGCAAAGCTAAGTGATCCAGCTGAATGAAGGGAGACTTCTGCTTCCATGGGAAGGTTGTATTTTAGACTGTTGGGAGCAGGagtgattatatttaaaaatgggacaTTTTTGCAGAAAGGGTGAAAGCAAACCCCTCCATGTTTCCTTATAAGCATCTGACTCACCTGCATCCCAGTGTAGTGTTACGAGCTTTTACCCTCAAACAAAAAGGTGTAAGTCAGTTGCCACCTGGGATCATCCCTCCTACTCTTTGCAAATGAGCTGCTGGAGACGTGGGCACTGAAGGCCAAGCTGCCAGGAGCCTGCAGCAGCCCAGTGGTGGCCACAAGCCCCAGGACCCAAGATGCTCTCTGCTCTCCCAAGCTCCCTCCCCACAGACTACTCCATTCTACACTCTCCTCTGGGCCTTCCTGACAGTGGCCAAGTTCAGACAACAGCCTCTGGCCACCCTCAGCCCTGACCTCCTCAGTCCTCCAATCTGGAAGTGCATTCCCTGCCTACAgaaaccacccaggctcccaggtCAAATCAAAAAGTGTGCATCCGggctcccttcctttcccccacccccacccctccccagcacaaGCAACAAACAGTCTCTAGTCTTAGGCATCCCCAGCCCCTCTACCTTCTGGGGCACCCACCTCTCTACTTTGAGGCTCACCACCTCCACCAGGCAAGGGGTTCAGGGACTCTACATCACATCCCCCGAAGCCCCAGCCACCACATACTGTGTGTTTGGGCTGACTTGAATTTAAAGTCAAGTTCAATGCAAATTTAAAGCGGTGGGAGCTTTAGacttgagttcttttttttttaagtgtttatttatttttgagagagagcatgcaagcgggccaggggcagaaaaagaaagggacagaagacctgaagcaggctctgggctgacagcagcaatgacgatgtggggcctgaactcacgaactgtgagatcatgaccagagtccaAGTCTggcgctcacccgactgagccacccagccgccccacaCCTGCGTTCTTAAGTTTATTCCACCACTGGCTAACCATGTGGGAAAGTcacctgaacctcagttttctcatccataataATGAACCATACGCCCCATATGTAGCCCAAGGACTGTGCTAAGGACTTGGCGcgcattttctcatttcattcccTTACTGCCTGATGAGAGCCAGCAGTTTCATCATGgtcattttacagaagagtaaGCCAAGGCTTAGGGAAGTTAAGCCCCCAAATCCCTTGATAATGGAGCCATTACTCAAACCCAGCTCTGCAGGATTCCAAGGCCCACCTCTCCTGCATGAGACCCCTAGAGCCCTGGACGTGCAGAGACAGCGAGGCAAGGACGCCGcactccccaccccgccccctgccagtTCCCCACAAGCGCTACCTTCCTTGGGCGCATTGGCGTCCCAGACGCTCCACATCTGAACGAAGAAGAATGGCGTCCAGCACACGATGAAGGCCAGCACGATAATGAAGGTCATCTTAACGGTGCGGATCTTGGCCTTGGAGATGAGCTTCACGCTGCTGACGCGTGCCAGAGCCGCGCGCCCAGCGctgcccgccgccgccgcgccctcctgcccctccgccgccgccgccgccgccgtcttGAGCCGCAAGTTCTGCCAGATCTTGAAGCTGATGAGGCCGTAGCAGACGGCGAGCACGATGACAGGCACGATATAGACCGAGAGCGTGATCCACGTGATGTAGGCCTTGGGCCCCCAGGGCTGGATGAAGACGGCCCAGCAGTCGAAGACGCCGTCGGCCACCTCGCGCAGCGAGAAGATGTGCACTTGGGGCGCGCtggccaccaggcaccccagccacGTGGCGAGCACCGCCAGGCGGTCCGCGCGGCGACGCAGCGCCCGCAGCGGCTGGCAGATGGCCAGGCAGCGGTCGAGAGACATGAGCAGCAGCAAGTAGGTGGAGGCGAACATGCCCACCACCTGCAGGTACTTAACCAGGCGGCACAGCAGGTCGGGCCCGTAGAAGCGGAAAGTGATGTCCCAGAGCAGTTGCGGCAGCACCTGGAACACTGCCACCACCAGGTCGGCTATACTCAGGTgcttcatgaaaaagaaaaggcgcGAGTGCTTGTGGCGCGTGGTGCGCAGCGCCAGTAGCACGCACGCGTTGCCGCTCAGCGCCAGGAAGAGAATGAGGCACAGCACGGCCACCTCCACGCGCGCCAGGGCCTCGTTGCGCTGCGGGGGCCCGGCGGTGCGGTTGCCCTCGGCTCCCGGCGGCGCCTCGCTGCCATTGACCGCCTCCGCGCTCCAGTTGGCCGCAAGCGCGCCCTCCATGCCCGTGGCTGCCGCGAGCCCCTGGCCTTAGAGCCCTTTAAGGAATGGCGCTGCGGGACGGGACCCGACACGCAATCCGGCGTGCCTGGG
The Panthera uncia isolate 11264 chromosome A2, Puncia_PCG_1.0, whole genome shotgun sequence genome window above contains:
- the OXTR gene encoding oxytocin receptor, whose product is MEGALAANWSAEAVNGSEAPPGAEGNRTAGPPQRNEALARVEVAVLCLILFLALSGNACVLLALRTTRHKHSRLFFFMKHLSIADLVVAVFQVLPQLLWDITFRFYGPDLLCRLVKYLQVVGMFASTYLLLLMSLDRCLAICQPLRALRRRADRLAVLATWLGCLVASAPQVHIFSLREVADGVFDCWAVFIQPWGPKAYITWITLSVYIVPVIVLAVCYGLISFKIWQNLRLKTAAAAAAEGQEGAAAAGSAGRAALARVSSVKLISKAKIRTVKMTFIIVLAFIVCWTPFFFVQMWSVWDANAPKEASAFIIAMLLASLNSCCNPWIYMLFTGHLFHELVQRFLCCSSSYLKGSRPGETSVSKKSNSSTFVLSRHSSSQRSSSQPSTV